In a single window of the Elaeis guineensis isolate ETL-2024a chromosome 6, EG11, whole genome shotgun sequence genome:
- the LOC105047265 gene encoding protein DEHYDRATION-INDUCED 19 has product MDSDLWISRLAAAKRHYSLQQPQNPQSDRLGIDDFEMEEEVRLDFPCPYCYEDHDITSLCSHLEDEHAFESKAAVCPICSVKVARDMLNHITIQHGHIFKLQRRRRLRRFPIPSSQTLSLLGRDLREAHLQLLLGSGAYRSSNNSASNTSADSFLSSLVLNVPTSETEEPSKSSISTAEDTCIKKTIASQTWKSSLDLSLSHEEREQKLKQATVRATFVQDLLLSALFGD; this is encoded by the exons ATGGATTCCGATCTCTGGATCTCCCGTCTCGCAGCCGCCAAGAGGCATTACTCGCTTCAGCAGCCCCAGAACCCCCAATCAG ATCGGCTGGGCATCGATGATTTCGAGATGGAAGAAGAGGTCCGCTTGGATTTCCCCTGCCCGTACTGCTACGAGGATCACGACATCACGTCGCTATGTTCCCACCTCGAAGACGAGCATGCTTTTGAGTCTAAAGCCGCC GTCTGCCCCATCTGCTCTGTTAAGGTTGCAAGAGACATGTTGAATCATATAACAATTCAACATGGGCACATTTTCAAG TTGCAGAGACGACGACGGTTACGCAGATTTCCTATTCCCAGCAGCCAGACACTTTCTCTTCTGGGGAGGGACCTTCGTGAGGCTCATCTGCAATTGCTTTTGGGAAGTGGGGCCTATCGGTCGAGCAACAACAGTGCATCAAATACTTCAGCTGATTCATTTCTTTCATCACTTGTCCTAAATGTTCCAACTTCTGAAACCGAAGAACCTTCCAAATCTTCCATCTCCACTGCAGAGGATACCTGTATAAAAAAAACAATAGCTTCACAGACTTGGAAATCAAG TCTTGACTTGTCATTGAGTCATGAAGAGAGGGAACAAAAGCTGAAACAGGCAACTGTTAGAGCAACATTTGTGCAAGATCTGCTTCTGTCTGCTTTATTTGGTGATTGA